The nucleotide sequence CAAGTTTGCGTATTCCCCctgttagaacgtagaacagtacagcacaggaacaggacctttggcccacgatgttgctctaaactaattaaactagttattaaatgcccaactaaactaatcccttctgcctacacaatgtccatatccctcccttctctgcacattcatctgcctgtgttgtactggaaaggaagagggtagaaaccagaataaggcagctccctttcattcccactccccccccaccacccacctacctaccttccccctctcacctgaactcacctatcagctgcctgtgtgtgctcctccccctccccccaccttcttattctggcttctgccctcttcctttccagtcccgatgaagggtctcggcccgaaacatcgactgtttatttccctccatagatgctgcctaacctgctgagttccttcagcactttttgtgtattgccttctaatatttgtcatttccaccctgggataaaggctctgactatctaccctgtctatacctctcagaattttatgtacttctatcagggttgcccctcagcctctgatgctccagagtaaataatctaagtttgtccaacctcactttATAACtgatcctctctaatccaggcaacatcctggtgaacttctcctgcatcctctccagtgtccCCAGGTCTTTCCTgtaatttggtgaccagaacaagacacaatattccaaatgaggcctcaccaaagttttatacagctgcagcatgacttgtcaacttttatacttagCACCCCGACCGATCAAGGCAGGCATGctgtacgctttctttaccaccctgtctacttgtgtcaccactttcaggaagctatggacttagacctgAAGATCCTTTTGTACAttgatgctgttaagggtcctgccattaactttccccttatatttgacctcccaaagtgctacacctcatatttatctgattaacctccatctgcccatatttccaactgatctatatccttctgaaACCTTTGATGATTTTCTTCACCATCCACAGCTCCCACAATTTttctgtcgtctgcaaatttgtgtccaagtcatttatatcacagacagaggacccagcactgaatcttgcagaacacaactggtcacagacctccagtcagagtaacagacctgcaccactaccctctgtcttccatggccaagccagttttgaatccaatctaccaagttttcatggatcccatgtgccttaatcttctagaaTGGCTTTCCGTGAAGGACCTTgatgaaagctttactaaagtttgtgaatacaacatccactgccctaccctcatctgtcATCTTTGTCACCGCCTCAAAAAACTTAATGGAGTTTGTAAAACATGACCTCTCCCACACAGAGCCATGTTGACTACCCgaaaagtccatgcttttccacatGCGAGTACATCCtatcctggtattggtattggtttattattgtcacttgtaccggggtacagtgaaaaacttgtcttagaacatagaacactacagcacagtacaggcctttcggcccacaatgttgtgccaacattttatcctgctcaaacatctatctaactcttccctcccacgtagccccctatttttctatcattcatgtgtctatctaagagtctcttaaatgtccctaatgtatctgcccccacaacctctgccggcagtgcgttccatgcacccaccattctctgtgtaaaaaaaaaacttacccctgacatcccccttataccttcctccaatcaccttaaaattatgtcccgtcatgttagccattgtcaccctgggaaaaagtctctgactgtccactcgatctatgcctcttatcatcttgcattctgttcgtacagatcaattcattacacaatgcgttgaggtagtacagagtgcattgaggtagtacagggtaaaaacaataacagagtccagagtaaagtgttacagctacagggaagtgcattgcaggtagacaataaggtgcaaggtcaaacaaggtaggttgtgaggtcaggagtccatctcatcgtataaaggaaccgttcaatagtcttatccctacgaatcttctccaataattttccctagcactgatgtaaggttcactggcctataatttcctggttcgTCTACATGCCCCTGACTGTGCCCCTGACTAAAAAGTCCCGTCACTATTGCTCGCCTAGACTTTGCCCTACCCTCCTGAATAAAAGAGCTAGTTGTGGTGCTGCTGTCATTTTCCCCTGAGAGGCTATTGCCCCATAGCAGTCTCCAAAAGGGTATACTTGTTTGAGAAGGGAACAGCTACAGTAGACTCCTGCAATACCTCTTGGCAGTAACTCATTTATCTGACTGAGCCATTGGTGTGACCAACTCCTTGAAGCTTCTCATACTATGCCTTTTGTATGCTTAACAGTGAgtccatctcagaatcagaatcaggtttattatcactgacatatggcgtgaaatttgttgttttgcagcagcagtacagtgcaaagacgtaaaattaccataaactacaaaaataaacagaGCAAAGATAAAGGAATTATGAGGTAGTGTACatagattcatggaccattcagaaatctgatggcggaggggaagaagctgtttctgaatcgttgagtgtgggtcttcaggctcctgtacctcctccctgatgttagtaacgagaagagggcgtgtcccagatggtgtgggtccttagtgatgaatacTGCCTTCGtggggcactgcctcttgaagatgtcctcgatgatggggacaTCATCTGTATCTGTGATGGAGCTCCACTCCAACCAATCCATGTGGTCTGAGagtagctgcagctggacacacttcctgcagacatgCTGGACAGGGACATTTGAACTCTCCCTGATCTTCTGcatctcacaggaggagcatgccactcCACCAGTTGCCATCACTGCCCCTAAAGTAAACTAACGGacttaagaaaaagaaaaaaaccttATCTTGCCATACCTTATTGCTGCTTGTCCTCCTCACTGAAGtctggtattcaccaaagcccacaatATTGCCTCAATGTTTAAGGAAACGCACATTTAAGCATTTTAGTGCAACTTGCTCTAGTGCTGTTTGCAAGATTAGGAGATAACAGGTTTGGTCTCTGaggttgatttttaaaaataaccaaGAAGCAGCCGTTACATTATTTAAAACAGGAAGAGATTGTGCAGTTGTTTTCCATGACAAGATCTAGCAATATTATTGACATCCAAAGGTTTTATTTGTTAATACACTCCACTAGTAAATTGGGAGTTACAGTTTGCTAACATTCCTTTTACCTATTTCATTGGGCGATTTGTGCGTTTGCAAGTCAGTGAGGTTAATCAAGATTCAGTACTGTGTATTTATTCTGGTTGATACCAGCCACCAACTTTCCCAGAACAGAATTCAGGTTCTCATCTCTTTTGAGAGATAGCGGGAGATCTCgtattgcatttattttcaattccTAAAAGCATTGTTTCTACCATTAATTTTATGTTAAAATTTTCACTGAAATAAGTTTAAAAATTGAGAAACCACATTTCTTCCCTTCAGACTGATTTGATCAAACTGATTGTATCTGCCTATCAATCTTAAACTCTTTGGTAGAAAATATATATCTCTTTATTCATCTAGCTTTGTTGCCAACAACAGCTATGTTTTTTACAATCATTATTAGTCTTAATTGAAAATTGCACACGAGGCTTCTCCTATTTTATGGCAAGGTTCTACCTTGCTGATATATTCTTAAGCAGTCattaaacaacaacaacaatataACACGAGTTTCATTGCATCTAGAGTTTCATTGCATCTAAAGTTTCAGGCATGGATTTGCAGCTTTTCACTATGTTTCTTTGACATGGCCTGGACTTGTGAGAAGAGAACAAGGTTCAGTTTGATTAAACTTGTATCTTGAAGTTTGGATATTTCTGTGTTGACATTCAAGCTGGATGCATTAGATGAGTATTAGTCTGAGATGGGACTAATTGCACTTGTCCCATTGTGACATACAAATTCAGGGCAGAATAGCATTGAggcacagagggatcttcgggtccaagtccagagctccctgaaagcagctgcataagttgatagggtgataaagaaggcgtttggcatgtttgccttttttagccgaggcattgagttcaagagccaggtaGTTACATTccagctttataaatctctggtAAGGCTGCAtcaggagtactgcattcagttctagttgccccatcataggaaggatgtggagcctttgaaAAGGGTGAAGAattggtttaccaggatgttgcctggattacagagcatGCTATTACAAAGACAGCCTGGACAAACTtcgattgttttgtctggagcaatggaggttgaagggagatctgatagaagtttataagattatgagaggcatagatagagtagacagctagtatgtttttcctagggtcaaaatgtctaaaaccagagggcatgcatttaaggtgagaggagataagttcaaaggagatgtgcggggcaagttttttacacagtgatgggtgcctggaatgtgctgctaggggtggtagtggaagcaaatacgatagaggcatttaggaggctcttaaataggcacatgaatatgcagagaatggagggatatggacattgtgtaggcagaaggaattagtttagtaaggcattgaattagttctgcacaacattgtggggcgaagggcctgttcctgtgctggactgttctatgttctaaatttgtCATGTGGTTTATTCACTGTATCCCATAGTGTACTTGCTTCAGGAAGTTCTGTATGCTTCAATCATTCACTTGCTGTGTCCCACCTAAATGCAGTTCAATATGGGCAATTCCATTCATAcctcatccaagcctctcttaattttatatgcctcagttaagtctcccctGAGACTCCTCTCTTCCAGCGAAAGAATTCTAGCTTATATTGACTCTTTCCTCCGAGCTGCAGTCTTCCAGTTCTGGGAAATCTTTGTAAATCACCTCTATgctcttctggaggaactcagccagtcgaacAGCACCTGCGAGGGAGTggagttgtcgatgttttggatcgaaaccctgcatcagaatggaaatgttaacagttcctgtaccccacagatgctacttgacccactgagttcctccagcagattatttgttgttccagcatctgtagtctctcgctTCTCCACCTCCTACGCACTATCCTGTGTAGCCACATCCAGCCTTCTGAACTCAGCACTGAATTCGACAACTTTGTACAATCGGCAATTCTATCTTTTTCAGCACTGATggtttgtttcctttctctcttctattGGTTATTTGGTATCTATTCATCTCATTTCATCTAATACGAGAAGgtgtacatttaaggtgagagggggaaagttcaaaggagatgtacggggcaaagttttttttttacgtagagagtggtggatgcctggaatgtgctgccaggaggtgtgctggaggcagatacgatagaggtgtttaagaggctcttcgctaggcacatgaatgtgcagagaatggagggatatggacattgtgtaggcagaagggatcagtttactTTATTGATCTTAATGTGAAGAAGTCTTCATTGTACATTTTCCAGTGTTAATTTAATGTCAAACATTTTATACAATGTGCCAACGTTAATGTAGTTCTATCAAAATTTCCATACTTATTTTCCTTCTGCATATAATTTTAAGCATGTGTATCTAGGACATCTGGATCTGGCCATCTTGAGTGACCTCTCCCTCTGTTTTGCATAGAAACAGTCATAAACATCCAAGTTAGGATGTTCTTCACAGTTTCCCTGCTCTTGAAACAgaaggacctcagtttaacatcttgtgCTGAAACATTGTGCAACTGCCACTGCAGCTGTCTCTCAGAGTCAGCGAGTTTCATGTGCCTACGTCTCTGGATTTCTCAACTTTCCCACTATGTCGAAGGTGATATCTTGGGTTTATTATATATCTTTCTGAACTAAAGGGAAAGTGAGGGTTCAATGGACCTAGCATGAAAGGccagtgaggccgcatttggaatattgtgttcagttttggttaccctgttgtaggaaagatgacataaggctggaaagagtgcacagatTTATGAGGACATTGCTGGTACTCGAGGGACTgtgttatggagaaaggttgagcatgttGGGATTTCTTTtattggagcataagagaatgaggggtgatttcaaagaggtgtataaaatcatgagggacagagaCACGGTGAAtgcgtacagtctttttcccagggttggggaaccaagaactagagggcagaggggagagatttaacagaaacctgaggggcaaccttttcactcacagggtggtcggtatatggaatgagctgccagaggaagtggtttaaatattaacatcatttaaaaggtacttggacaggtacatggatgggaaaggtttagaggtatatgggccacaTGCGgtcaaataggaccagcttagatgagaatcttgattGGCATTGACCTATTGGACCACTGGgtcagtttccgtgctgtataactctatggaagTGCAGGTGATGCCAATGTCAGATTGGTCATGATCTCAATGAATTGGGTTGAGGGGCCAAATTCTGggttctttttattttaatgtgtctTTCTGGTGGTATCCGACACCGACTTGTTGAGGTGTAGAATTACCAAAGCACTTTGCTTTCCATTGTAAAGGCCTGTTGGTGAACCCATTGGGGCCATCGCCACCTGGCAGACAGCGGACcattttgggggttggggggaacaACGAATGGTAATGTTTCTTTTATGTTCAATTGTGACCCGCTTAATTATGCTTTCCTTGACCATCATTTGAGAAACGGGAGGAATTAACTAAACACATTTATTGTAGGAAAGTTCAAGAAAGCAAATGAGGAATTATCACCAGAGGAACTTTGGAGGAAAGAATTGGCTCTCTTGGGTGGGTGGTTAGAAAATGTGAGAGACGTATAATGCTTTTGTGCCCTTTTCATTTTGTTCAACTTGAGAGGATAACCTTGAAGCTGCTGGAGACTTCTGTGGTATGTTGATCAGATTAGATTCCATGGTACTTGTATCAGAGGGAAGTCGGGGAGAATTTGTGTAGGTCAACCATTACATTGCTGGAAACGGGGGTTTGGTTGGAGGTGTTACTGGACTGTGGCTTGTTCCTCACTTCACCCGTTTTGATGGTCAACTGCCTTTTCGTTTTCAACTTTCTGCACAACTGTTTAGTGAAGGATTTACACAGGAGGAAGTAGATGACTGGATCGAGGCAAACGTTAAATGCGCACAGAAACAGTGTGAACTCCTTCGCATAATACAGGCTGTTGAGTATTGCACAGTTATGCTTGGTCAATCGTTTTTTGTCGTAAGGGATCTTGACAATTTGGTACGGCACAAAGCAGACGAAGAAGACCCCCAGGATGCTGAAAATGTTGCGGTTAGCTTTCTTTACCACGGTGCTAGAGTCCTGAAATTTTTGTTTGGACCAATATATTTTCTTTAAGATGGCTAAGTAACACAGAGTGAGAAGGACAAACACAATCCAGAAAACAACTTGGCAGTTGATAATTATAAAATTGTGCCAAGTTTTCCCAATCTCGCTTTTCAAATTCATGCATTctgctgcagtgtgcactgtggGGACCTTGTTGGTCAAAATGATATTTGGCAGGGCAAAACTCACCATGAAAACCCAGCATCCCACACTGATCACTTTGGCAACTGTTACTTTCTGCACGACGAGGATTTTTTGAGGTTGTACAATCTTCAGGTACCGGTCGAGGCTGATCAGGCCGAGGAATATTACGCTGATGTACATGCTAGTGTAGAACATGACAGCAGAGTAACGACACACAAAGGCTTCCAACTGCCAGGTCCCGAGAGATGACCCGGAGAGGATTTTAAATGGAAGTGTAACTACCAGCAGCAGGTCAGCTGCAACAATGTTTTTGAGGTAAATCACAAAGCTGGACTTATTTGGAACGTGGCAGAAGATCCAGGCAGCCAATACATTCAGCAGGaatcctccaatgaagacaatGACGTACAGGAGGGGAATGACCACTCTGGTCACAGTGGGGTTACGCAATTCACTGCAGTTCATAACGTTGGAAGAGTTTTTGCTGTTGTTCATTTCTGAATGAATGAGAGAAGCAGAAAGGGAACGAAAATTTAGGCAATCTAAGAATAGAATATCATAGTGACTCgaaggagtcatagagttatacagcaagaaaTGGCCACTTTAGCCCAACAgggttcacactgaccatcaagtagccATTTACATCGATTCTtcattaatgccattttattctatttgcatagaatacagaacagtagagcagagaacaggcccttcagcccacagtgttgtgccgacatagctattccctccaacctacagaatgccgatattcctccattttcctctcattcgtgtgctcatccaagcccccagtgaatttgcctccaccaccctatcaggcaacgcattccaggcatccaccactctctcagtaaaaaacatacccctcacgtctgttctgaacctaccccctctcaccttaaatgcatgccctccagtattggaTAGAAAATCTGGTATataatgggagaaagatattgcttgttcctgtgctgtcagactagaaggaagtaaaaaaaagcctgcagatgctggaaatctgaaataaaagccgaCAATGACacaagattttgcagatgctggaatctggagcaacacacaaaatgctggaggaactcagcgggtcaggcagcatctatggagggaaatgaacagttgatgtttcaggtcgagacccttcatcaggactggaaaggaagagggcagaagccagaataagaaggtggggggagggggaggagcacatgctggcaggtgataaatgagtccaggtgagagggaggatgaaagggagtgatgtaagaagctgagagctgtagaagaggcaaagggctgaagaaggaggaggaaaaagcagacaatattggaaacacttggccagtcagtcagcatctgtggaaggagaaacagactaTAACGGCTCAggtcgtcagaactgggaaagacttgcttcttcctgaactgttgcAGAAACCTTGTCCACATgccatcttcttcctgtactcctgcTCTCAGCCCCTCCCCTTGACACAATAAGGATGGAGATCCCCTGGTTCTCATCTACCGGCCACCATGTTGAACGGATCACTCtatgcaatttctgccaccttcagtgaGATTCCACCACCGGACACAccttccactttcctctcctttcAGCCTTTCAAAGGGACCATTTCCTGACCTCCTCTTTCGTCCTCACCAGCCACTCCACTTCTTAaaggcacttttccctgcaaccacaggaggtggtattggcattggtttattattgtcacacgtaccgaggtacagtgaaaaacttaatcttgcaaaccatccatacagatcatttcaaaacatcagtacattgaggtcatacaagggaaaacaataacagaatgcagaatatagtgttacagttacagagaaagtgtagtacagacagacaataaggtgcaagggccacgataaggtggattgtgaggtcaagagtccatcttattgtacaagcggtctgttcaagaatcttataacagccgggtagaagctgtccttgagcctggtggtatgtgctttcaggtttttgtatgaATGTCCacggtgggaggggtttttgattatgctgtcgACAATTAccttccctcaatagatgctgctcaactcactgagttcctgcaaaagattgtttgttgcaagggAAAGACCGACTTATTCTCCTCCTGACCAACCTTCCTGTTGCAGAGGATCTGTCTCTGACAGCACTGGAAGGTATGACATCacactttggaatattgtgttcagttttggtcaccccactataggaaagatgccattaagctggaaagagtgcggaggagatctatgaggatgttgccgggacttgagggactgagttacggagagatgttgagcaggctgggacttttctcattggagcgtaggagaatgaggggtggtcatatagaggtgtataagatcatgaggggcatagaaaaggggaacgcacacagtcctttttcccaaggttggggaatcaagaactagagggcataggtttaaggtgagaggggagagagatgtaaCAGCAGTCCTTTTACCTCTctccttcccactatccaggaacagaaacagtcc is from Pristis pectinata isolate sPriPec2 chromosome 6, sPriPec2.1.pri, whole genome shotgun sequence and encodes:
- the LOC127571944 gene encoding P2Y purinoceptor 14-like, whose translation is MNNSKNSSNVMNCSELRNPTVTRVVIPLLYVIVFIGGFLLNVLAAWIFCHVPNKSSFVIYLKNIVAADLLLVVTLPFKILSGSSLGTWQLEAFVCRYSAVMFYTSMYISVIFLGLISLDRYLKIVQPQKILVVQKVTVAKVISVGCWVFMVSFALPNIILTNKVPTVHTAAECMNLKSEIGKTWHNFIIINCQVVFWIVFVLLTLCYLAILKKIYWSKQKFQDSSTVVKKANRNIFSILGVFFVCFVPYQIVKIPYDKKRLTKHNCAILNSLYYAKEFTLFLCAFNVCLDPVIYFLLCKSFTKQLCRKLKTKRQLTIKTGEVRNKPQSSNTSNQTPVSSNVMVDLHKFSPTSL